A genomic region of Arachis stenosperma cultivar V10309 chromosome 9, arast.V10309.gnm1.PFL2, whole genome shotgun sequence contains the following coding sequences:
- the LOC130949513 gene encoding uncharacterized protein LOC130949513 produces the protein MSAASSRICSGFNFLTNRLPNSLPSGSGAPASSSLRPFRLSRSEQPPTPQACTNDVQNLEPNTKDLYPEADEVGYFEQHVDNLFAASKAQKRKRCKTTEFWDVKTIESDGTIKHLKLSVKEAMKPPNGRKIVLRFNSELQPVGDEASILSGILRLLGSDYTKFSICEKDWRKVHTRDKVYNECVKEMFHFDEDCGAIIKHIILKMLGRTWKETRNRLYHHCYASEQTLEENIEHRPSEITADDWRWYLNYRNSEETKEKCKKNVENRSKQLYTHIGRSKSLARLGEEESKRQGRRVGRGELYLLTHKRPNGSYIHDVAQTIGERIEAIE, from the exons ATGTCAGCAGCCTCAAGTAGGATCTGCTCCGGCTTCAACTTCCTAACAAACAGACTGCCTAATTCCCTGCCCAGTGGTAGTGGTGCCCCCGCATCCTCGTCTTTACGCCCCTTTCGTCTGTCCCGTAGCGAACAACCGCCTACTCCACAGGCTTGCACAAATGATGTTCAAAACTTGGAGCCAAACACTAAAGACTTATACCCAGAGGCAGATGAGGTAGGTTATTTTGAACAACATGTTGACAACCTATTTGCTGCATCGAAGGCTCAAAAGCGCAAGAGATGCAAGACCACTGAATTTTGGGATGTTAAAACAATTG AATCCGATGGCACAATCAAACATCTCAAATTGAGTGTGAAGGAAGCTATGAAGCCACCTAACGGAAGAAAGATTGTACTGAGATTCAACAGTGAACTACAACCAGTTGGGGATGAAGCTAGCATATTGAGCGGCATTCTCAGACTGCTAGGATCTGACTACACCAAATTCTCAATTTGCGAGAAGGACTGGAGAAAGGTTCACACCAGGGACAAGGTCTATAATGAATGTGTAAAG GAAATGTTCCATTTTGATGAAGATTGTGGAGCAATTATCAAgcatataatattaaaaatgcTAGGAAGGACTTGGAAGGAAACCAGAAACAGGTTATACCATCATTGTTATGCCTCAGAACAGACTCTTGAAGAAAATATTGAACACCGCCCATCGGAAATTACTGCAGATGATTGGAGATGGTACCTCAATTATCGTAATAGTGAAGAGACAAag GAGAAGTGTAAGAAAAATGTTGAGAATCGATCAAAGCAGCTTTACACCCACATTGGCAGATCGAAAAGCTTGGCAAGGCTTGGAGAAGAAGAG tCGAAACGACAAGGGAGGAGAGTTGGTAGAGGAGAGTTGTATCTCTTAACGCATAAAAGACCTAATGGCTCCTATATTCATGATGTAGCTCAGACTATTGGT GAAAGAATTGAGGCTATTGAGTAG